One Alkalicoccus halolimnae DNA segment encodes these proteins:
- a CDS encoding ArsR/SmtB family transcription factor, giving the protein MKSRYVSYDEESLKVLKAVANKHRLEILRILSFRPHNVNELAEKLNLPFSTTATNVKKLEDVNLISTELVPGRGTQKVNAKNYDRIILDLFEKDTEYSEKQIFIDMPIGEYFDCDIHPNCGLVGLKDYIGEQDDPRAFYEPGRRDAELLFMRHGFVEYRFQNKIPDGSKPKEIEIAAELCSEAPNHKLDWPSDITVWVNGVEVGTWTSPSDYGGTRGLLTPAWWHTNYTQYGMLKRWKITQEGCFIDGSSQSTETNIDTLHLEKHPFISIKIGIKDQAENKGGFNLFGRRFGNYEQGIQMTVNL; this is encoded by the coding sequence GTGAAATCCAGATATGTATCCTATGATGAAGAATCGCTGAAAGTCTTAAAAGCGGTCGCAAACAAGCACCGGCTGGAAATTCTGCGTATATTGAGCTTCCGCCCTCATAACGTCAATGAACTGGCAGAGAAATTGAACCTGCCTTTTTCGACGACGGCCACGAACGTAAAAAAGCTCGAGGACGTTAATTTGATATCGACGGAGCTCGTCCCGGGGCGGGGAACACAGAAAGTGAACGCCAAAAACTACGACCGGATTATTCTCGATCTTTTTGAGAAAGACACCGAATACAGCGAGAAGCAGATCTTTATCGATATGCCGATCGGTGAATACTTTGACTGCGACATTCATCCGAACTGCGGTCTTGTCGGGTTGAAAGATTATATCGGCGAGCAGGATGATCCGCGTGCGTTTTATGAGCCCGGCCGAAGAGATGCCGAACTTCTCTTCATGCGCCATGGGTTCGTCGAGTACCGCTTTCAGAACAAAATTCCTGACGGGTCGAAACCAAAAGAAATCGAAATCGCAGCGGAACTGTGCTCAGAGGCTCCGAATCATAAGCTTGACTGGCCGTCCGACATTACAGTTTGGGTAAACGGAGTCGAAGTCGGAACGTGGACTTCTCCGAGCGACTACGGCGGCACCCGCGGACTGCTTACTCCTGCCTGGTGGCACACAAATTATACGCAGTACGGCATGCTGAAGCGGTGGAAAATCACGCAGGAAGGCTGCTTTATCGACGGCAGCAGTCAAAGCACGGAAACGAATATCGATACGCTTCATTTGGAAAAGCACCCTTTTATATCAATTAAAATAGGAATAAAAGATCAGGCAGAAAACAAAGGCGGCTTTAATTTATTCGGACGCAGGTTCGGAAATTATGAACAAGGCATACAGATGACGGTGAACCTCTAG
- a CDS encoding sugar-binding domain-containing protein, translating into MALDLSNKLGQKLAPNPQFQRESWLELDGEWRFAADPKDEGKARHWFTGIPEGNTIQVPFVQESQTASSSSENAPVVWYERHVQLNEAQQKNVLLHFEAVDYKTTVWINGFHAGEHEGGHTPFTVFYEPAAGEDELRLTIRVEDYNRTDQPIGKQSWKEDNFLCWYERTTGIWQTVWMEFVSDSYLESVQMTPDIDSGQLTVEAFCRFPEQHAARRQLTIAVYLHGQLITEVTVKNISSFVKTTLSVDADLPDFRIAPWSPESPELYDITFTLEADGDVDEVASYFGMRHISVKQNDIQLNYEKFYQKLILDQGYYADTLMTPPTPAAEREDIEKVKAMGFNGVRRHQTIGSHRFLYLCDKLGLVTWAEMPSFYKFHRDSAGRAYAEWQEIIQKHYNHPSTIIYTIMNESWGVNEVYANKQQQAFVDSLYHMTKALDPTRLVIGNDGWEHTATDILTIHDYTQSPEKISRAYETKEHFAEGAPAQTSNKYTFAQGYAYDGQPILLSEFGGVAYSEKETLHENDWGYGDRPETKEAAWERISSLITAVMNNDHFCGFCYTQLADVQQEVNGLLTHDHQYKFNPDDVKQLLSQKHNRGFIFE; encoded by the coding sequence ATGGCTCTCGATTTATCAAACAAACTCGGACAGAAACTCGCTCCGAACCCCCAGTTTCAAAGAGAAAGCTGGCTGGAACTGGATGGGGAGTGGCGGTTTGCCGCTGACCCAAAGGATGAGGGGAAAGCCCGGCACTGGTTTACCGGAATCCCTGAAGGTAACACGATCCAAGTACCCTTCGTGCAGGAGAGTCAGACCGCTTCCTCTTCATCTGAAAACGCCCCGGTCGTCTGGTACGAGCGGCACGTTCAGCTGAACGAAGCACAGCAGAAAAACGTTCTTCTTCACTTCGAAGCGGTGGACTACAAAACAACGGTCTGGATCAACGGTTTTCATGCAGGAGAACACGAGGGCGGGCATACCCCTTTCACCGTTTTCTACGAGCCTGCCGCAGGCGAAGACGAGCTCCGGCTGACGATTCGCGTGGAAGACTACAACCGCACAGATCAGCCGATCGGCAAGCAGTCCTGGAAAGAGGATAACTTTTTATGCTGGTACGAACGGACGACAGGAATCTGGCAGACGGTGTGGATGGAATTTGTAAGCGATTCCTATTTGGAAAGTGTACAGATGACGCCGGACATTGACAGCGGCCAGCTGACGGTCGAGGCATTCTGCCGTTTCCCGGAGCAGCATGCCGCCCGCAGGCAGCTGACAATAGCCGTATACCTGCACGGGCAGCTGATAACCGAAGTAACAGTGAAAAACATTTCCAGCTTCGTGAAAACCACACTCTCAGTGGATGCGGACCTTCCCGACTTCCGGATTGCCCCCTGGTCCCCGGAATCCCCGGAGCTGTATGACATTACTTTCACGCTCGAAGCGGACGGGGACGTCGACGAAGTCGCCAGTTATTTCGGCATGAGGCATATTTCCGTAAAACAGAATGATATCCAGCTGAACTACGAAAAATTTTACCAAAAGCTGATTCTCGATCAGGGCTATTATGCAGATACTCTCATGACGCCCCCCACCCCGGCTGCCGAGCGGGAGGATATCGAAAAAGTGAAAGCGATGGGCTTTAACGGCGTCCGCCGCCATCAGACGATCGGCTCCCACCGGTTTTTATACTTGTGCGACAAGCTGGGGCTCGTCACCTGGGCGGAAATGCCGAGCTTTTACAAGTTTCACCGGGACTCGGCCGGACGTGCTTATGCGGAGTGGCAGGAAATTATTCAAAAACACTACAACCATCCGAGCACGATTATTTACACCATTATGAATGAATCGTGGGGAGTCAATGAAGTGTATGCCAATAAGCAGCAGCAGGCGTTTGTCGATTCTCTCTACCATATGACGAAAGCGCTCGACCCGACCCGGCTCGTCATCGGCAACGACGGCTGGGAGCACACGGCAACGGACATTCTCACGATTCACGACTATACGCAGTCCCCGGAGAAAATCAGCCGGGCCTATGAGACGAAAGAGCATTTTGCAGAAGGAGCTCCGGCGCAGACGAGCAATAAATACACGTTTGCGCAAGGGTACGCCTACGACGGGCAGCCGATTCTTTTAAGCGAGTTCGGCGGGGTCGCCTACAGCGAAAAAGAAACGCTGCACGAAAACGACTGGGGTTACGGCGATCGTCCTGAAACGAAAGAAGCCGCATGGGAGAGAATTTCTTCTCTGATTACTGCCGTTATGAACAACGATCACTTCTGCGGGTTCTGCTATACGCAGCTTGCGGACGTGCAGCAGGAAGTAAACGGCCTGCTCACCCATGATCACCAGTATAAATTTAATCCAGATGACGTAAAGCAGCTGTTAAGTCAAAAGCACAATCGAGGATTTATTTTCGAATGA
- a CDS encoding MFS transporter, with protein MEERAPKLQTAAPETKKISNKEVLSYFSYGMGQCISFGLVGTYIMYFYTDILGISAMAASVIFIIARTFDAANDPLMASIIDTKRSKHGKFRQYLLYMPFFIFFITIIAFLPLNLNPTAAVIFAGATYILWGVFYTVSDVPFWSMSAVMSQNPQERTKLVTYANLGVFVGIGIPTLLFTPLAEFLGGGSLNDGFFYAVILLSLCMLPLMYIGFRNTKERVEPPKEKVRIRDALKIVKGNKPMFIMLATFFCNVFVNITLTLNIYFFTYNLGNATLMAAFGIISLVACVGFFFIPMLTKHFFKKHILMTVLIIDIVVRIGFFLSGYSNTIVVLSFLTVTMILYTATGPLISAMLAETIELTEVRTGQRSEAVTFSGQTFTGKLSVAIAGGATGVILTVINYTPNEAQTESTLTGLFFVIALLPALGSLIRLVLMYFYKYTEHDFNDAVAELQSRKYQEE; from the coding sequence ATGGAAGAACGAGCACCGAAACTGCAGACGGCAGCACCGGAAACGAAGAAAATCAGCAATAAGGAGGTCCTTTCCTACTTTAGTTACGGGATGGGCCAGTGTATCAGCTTTGGACTCGTCGGCACGTACATTATGTATTTCTACACCGATATACTCGGCATTTCAGCGATGGCAGCGAGCGTTATCTTTATCATTGCACGAACGTTCGACGCAGCCAATGATCCGCTGATGGCCTCGATCATTGATACGAAGCGTTCGAAGCACGGCAAGTTCCGCCAGTACCTGCTGTACATGCCATTTTTCATCTTTTTTATTACGATCATCGCGTTTCTGCCTCTCAATTTAAATCCGACCGCTGCCGTCATTTTTGCCGGTGCGACGTATATTCTCTGGGGCGTTTTTTACACCGTTTCCGACGTACCGTTCTGGTCGATGTCGGCTGTGATGAGCCAGAATCCGCAGGAGCGGACGAAGCTCGTAACGTATGCCAACCTGGGGGTCTTCGTCGGAATCGGCATCCCGACGCTGCTGTTTACCCCGCTTGCCGAATTTCTCGGCGGAGGCAGTTTAAATGACGGATTTTTCTATGCGGTTATTCTTCTGTCACTGTGCATGCTTCCACTGATGTACATCGGTTTCCGCAATACGAAAGAGCGTGTGGAACCGCCGAAAGAGAAAGTCAGGATCCGCGATGCCCTTAAAATCGTCAAAGGCAACAAGCCGATGTTCATTATGCTCGCCACGTTTTTCTGTAACGTATTCGTCAATATTACCCTGACGCTGAACATTTACTTTTTTACTTACAATCTTGGAAACGCTACCTTAATGGCAGCCTTCGGGATCATCAGCCTCGTCGCCTGTGTCGGGTTTTTCTTCATCCCGATGCTCACGAAGCATTTCTTCAAAAAACACATTTTAATGACCGTCCTGATCATCGATATCGTCGTCCGTATTGGCTTCTTTTTGAGCGGCTACAGCAACACGATCGTCGTTCTCAGCTTTTTAACCGTGACGATGATTCTCTACACGGCAACCGGCCCGCTCATTTCGGCAATGCTCGCTGAAACGATTGAGCTGACAGAAGTCCGCACCGGCCAGCGCTCCGAAGCGGTTACTTTTTCCGGCCAGACATTTACAGGAAAACTCTCCGTTGCGATTGCCGGCGGTGCGACGGGGGTTATTCTTACCGTCATCAACTACACACCGAACGAAGCGCAGACGGAATCAACGCTCACCGGACTGTTTTTCGTCATCGCCCTTCTCCCGGCACTCGGCTCCCTGATCCGCCTTGTGCTTATGTACTTCTATAAGTACACGGAACATGACTTCAACGACGCCGTCGCTGAACTGCAGTCTCGAAAATACCAAGAAGAGTAA
- a CDS encoding gamma-glutamyltransferase family protein: MMNLNPHDYPYASKRNVVYGKKGMVATSQPLAAEAGIEVMKKGGNAVDAAIASAASLTVLEPTSNGIGSDAFALVWIKGKLHGLNASGYSPEKMTIEAVKAKGYDAVPQFGMTPVTVPGAPAAWAELADKFGKLPLTESLKPAISYAEEGYPASPTLGAFWKEAAEKFKNTFEGEEFEAWFTAFAPDGHAPEAGTVWKSPDHARTLKEIAETNGESFYRGNLAEKISTHFQKHGGFLSKQDLADYSPEWVDPIKVNYRGYDVWEIPPNGQGLIALMGLNILKNDHFTSKEAVDTYHHQIEAMKLAYSDGLAHITEEKHMNHTVEELLSDKYASKRRENIGEHALDPSPAAPPKGGTVYLATADEEGNMVSFIQSNFMGFGSGIVVPGTGISMQNRGFTFSLDESHVNALKPRKKTFHTIIPGFLSKGSEPVGPFGVMGGYMQPQGHLQVIMSTIDFHLNPQAALDAPRWQWVSGKKILIDPSFPNHIAEALHRKGHHIERALTHGGFGRGQIIWRNPDNGVLAGGTEPRTDGHIAAW, encoded by the coding sequence ATGATGAACTTGAATCCACATGATTATCCTTATGCATCGAAACGCAACGTCGTCTATGGAAAAAAGGGAATGGTAGCCACTTCCCAGCCGTTAGCTGCGGAAGCAGGAATTGAAGTAATGAAAAAAGGAGGAAATGCCGTCGACGCTGCTATTGCTTCAGCGGCTTCTCTTACGGTGCTCGAACCGACTTCCAACGGAATTGGTTCTGATGCCTTTGCTCTTGTCTGGATAAAAGGTAAATTGCACGGGTTGAACGCAAGCGGTTATTCACCGGAAAAAATGACGATAGAAGCGGTGAAGGCAAAAGGATACGATGCTGTTCCCCAGTTCGGGATGACCCCGGTTACTGTCCCCGGTGCTCCTGCAGCCTGGGCTGAACTTGCTGACAAGTTCGGAAAACTTCCTTTAACGGAGAGCTTAAAGCCTGCGATCAGCTATGCAGAAGAGGGATATCCTGCTTCCCCGACGCTCGGAGCTTTTTGGAAAGAAGCAGCGGAGAAGTTCAAAAATACTTTTGAAGGAGAAGAGTTTGAGGCGTGGTTTACTGCCTTCGCACCGGACGGACACGCTCCGGAAGCCGGCACTGTATGGAAGTCTCCGGATCATGCGCGGACATTGAAAGAAATCGCAGAAACAAATGGAGAGTCCTTTTACAGAGGGAATCTGGCGGAAAAAATATCCACTCATTTTCAAAAACACGGCGGGTTTTTATCGAAGCAGGATTTAGCTGATTATTCTCCTGAGTGGGTCGATCCGATCAAAGTTAATTACCGGGGATATGACGTATGGGAAATTCCGCCGAACGGCCAGGGATTAATAGCATTAATGGGATTAAACATATTAAAAAACGACCATTTTACCAGCAAAGAAGCCGTCGACACGTATCATCACCAGATTGAAGCAATGAAGCTCGCTTACAGTGACGGGCTTGCCCATATTACGGAAGAAAAGCATATGAATCATACAGTAGAAGAGCTTCTTTCCGATAAGTATGCGTCGAAGCGCCGCGAAAATATCGGAGAGCATGCTCTCGATCCCTCTCCTGCTGCACCGCCAAAAGGCGGCACTGTCTATCTGGCAACAGCGGATGAAGAAGGGAACATGGTTTCCTTTATTCAAAGTAATTTCATGGGCTTTGGATCGGGAATTGTCGTACCGGGCACTGGTATATCGATGCAGAACCGCGGCTTCACCTTTTCTTTGGACGAAAGCCATGTGAATGCCCTTAAACCGAGGAAAAAAACCTTCCACACGATTATTCCCGGATTTCTTTCCAAGGGCAGCGAGCCGGTCGGTCCGTTTGGTGTAATGGGAGGATATATGCAGCCCCAGGGTCACTTGCAGGTCATCATGAGTACGATTGATTTCCATTTGAATCCTCAGGCCGCGCTGGATGCTCCCCGCTGGCAGTGGGTCAGCGGAAAAAAGATTCTCATCGATCCATCTTTTCCGAATCATATTGCAGAAGCATTACATCGAAAAGGCCACCACATCGAGCGGGCCCTTACCCATGGCGGTTTCGGAAGGGGACAGATTATTTGGAGAAATCCGGATAACGGCGTATTAGCCGGAGGTACAGAACCACGCACCGATGGCCATATAGCCGCGTGGTAA
- a CDS encoding Lrp/AsnC family transcriptional regulator, which yields MKLTETDMKMLNILSEDGRISYVDLAKQVGMSRVSVRERIQQMQEAGVIEKFSVVINSEQVGKAVSAFFEVDCEPTALVEVAENLAENPRVASCYQMTGPSTLHMHVLVEDFVKLEQFINEELYSLEGITRVESHILLRRFISRTGMKL from the coding sequence ATGAAATTAACCGAAACCGACATGAAAATGTTGAATATTTTGAGTGAAGACGGCCGCATATCCTACGTTGATCTTGCTAAGCAGGTAGGAATGTCGAGAGTTTCCGTCCGGGAAAGAATACAGCAGATGCAGGAAGCGGGAGTGATAGAGAAATTCAGTGTCGTTATTAATTCCGAGCAGGTCGGTAAAGCCGTCTCCGCCTTTTTTGAAGTGGACTGCGAGCCGACAGCCTTAGTGGAAGTAGCTGAAAATCTGGCTGAAAACCCCCGCGTTGCAAGCTGTTATCAAATGACCGGCCCGAGTACGCTTCATATGCACGTTTTAGTAGAAGATTTCGTCAAACTGGAGCAGTTTATTAACGAAGAACTCTATTCTTTGGAAGGCATTACCCGGGTGGAAAGTCATATTTTATTAAGACGGTTTATCAGCCGGACCGGGATGAAACTTTAA
- a CDS encoding chromate transporter, whose amino-acid sequence MAWHTNKQIFLGFFRAGMLGYGGGPASIPLVHKEVVGKYKWMDDDEFSDILAIGNTLPGPIITKMAGYIGYRVNGSSGLLTAIIASVIPTVLLMLLLLGFLHTFIDEGIMQGMTAAVAPVVGVLMSVLAYSFFKQSQKGMGWNRTLFLGLVSVVVYIIIGAHPALLIGILIIYALVIHPMMKKGGRHA is encoded by the coding sequence ATGGCATGGCATACCAATAAACAGATTTTTCTCGGTTTTTTTCGAGCCGGAATGCTCGGCTATGGCGGAGGTCCTGCTTCTATCCCCCTTGTTCATAAAGAAGTCGTTGGTAAATACAAATGGATGGATGACGATGAATTCAGCGACATATTAGCTATCGGCAATACGCTTCCCGGCCCCATTATTACGAAGATGGCCGGATACATCGGGTACCGGGTAAACGGTTCCAGCGGTTTGTTAACGGCTATTATTGCTTCCGTGATCCCTACAGTATTACTCATGCTCCTGCTGTTAGGTTTTTTACACACATTCATCGATGAAGGAATCATGCAGGGGATGACAGCCGCGGTCGCTCCCGTTGTAGGAGTCCTGATGAGTGTCCTTGCCTACTCCTTTTTCAAACAGTCACAAAAAGGAATGGGCTGGAACAGAACGCTTTTTCTGGGACTCGTGAGTGTGGTTGTTTATATCATTATCGGAGCTCATCCCGCTCTCCTTATAGGCATATTGATCATTTACGCTCTCGTCATTCATCCGATGATGAAGAAAGGAGGCAGACATGCTTGA
- a CDS encoding chromate transporter has product MLEYWHLFLAFFIPGIVGYGGGPASIPLIEYEVVHRYSWLTTEEFSELLAIGNTLPGPIATKMAGYIGFEVGGILGAGIALSATIFPSLLAMLFLLGLLYKHRNSPKVKYMTMLIRPVIGILLAVLAYQFFSASWMQTSPFQVLFIGLASFLLLERFNIHPAFVIIGALLYGAVFLS; this is encoded by the coding sequence ATGCTTGAATACTGGCACCTGTTTTTAGCTTTCTTTATTCCAGGCATTGTCGGATACGGTGGAGGACCAGCTTCTATTCCCCTTATCGAATACGAAGTGGTGCACCGGTACAGCTGGCTGACTACGGAAGAATTTTCGGAACTTCTGGCTATCGGCAATACGCTTCCCGGTCCTATAGCAACGAAAATGGCAGGTTATATAGGCTTTGAAGTCGGGGGAATCCTTGGAGCCGGCATTGCATTATCGGCTACTATTTTTCCTTCGTTACTCGCCATGCTGTTTCTGCTCGGACTTTTGTATAAACATCGCAATTCCCCTAAAGTAAAATACATGACTATGCTGATTCGTCCCGTTATCGGCATTCTGCTGGCAGTACTTGCTTATCAATTTTTCTCGGCTTCCTGGATGCAGACATCACCCTTTCAAGTATTATTTATTGGGCTGGCAAGCTTCCTGCTTCTGGAAAGATTCAACATTCATCCAGCTTTCGTCATTATAGGAGCCTTGCTCTACGGGGCGGTATTTTTATCCTAA
- a CDS encoding Bug family tripartite tricarboxylate transporter substrate binding protein, translating into MKKRTARVLMITGAAAGTSMLAACGGGEESIEDYPSREIEMVIPWDPGGGSDIEGRLVTEHVSNTMDNDFVVVNLPGVGGTVGLEELTEEPADGYSLGQIHEGLLVAHHSDITEINYDSFEPIAAMSSADQILAVSSEMDVDTLEEFVEYGQNEEITFGGTVSGIPRVWVEQMARELEVDYNMVGYEGLAEAIQALAGDHVDAAIVDYPSAESFVGAGDMKFIAIGTAERIERLPDVPTFQEEGYDLTLGLNRGYVAPEGTSEEIIEYLGEQFEETANDPEYIEAVENIGAEVDYMGPADYREHLEEQDSIISDVIEELGDELE; encoded by the coding sequence ATGAAAAAGAGAACTGCAAGAGTACTAATGATAACTGGAGCCGCAGCGGGAACGTCCATGCTGGCGGCCTGCGGCGGCGGAGAAGAATCCATAGAAGATTATCCAAGCCGGGAAATTGAAATGGTCATTCCGTGGGATCCAGGCGGCGGAAGTGACATTGAGGGCAGATTAGTTACCGAACACGTTTCTAATACGATGGATAATGATTTTGTTGTCGTAAACCTCCCTGGTGTCGGCGGTACAGTAGGGTTGGAAGAATTAACAGAAGAGCCGGCAGACGGCTACTCACTGGGACAAATTCATGAAGGATTACTCGTTGCCCACCATTCTGACATTACAGAAATTAACTATGACAGTTTCGAACCGATTGCTGCTATGTCTTCAGCTGACCAAATACTGGCTGTTTCCAGTGAAATGGACGTAGATACTCTGGAAGAATTTGTAGAATACGGACAGAATGAAGAAATTACCTTCGGCGGTACGGTTTCCGGAATCCCGAGAGTATGGGTGGAACAGATGGCCCGGGAGCTGGAGGTTGATTATAATATGGTTGGCTATGAAGGGCTGGCTGAGGCAATTCAGGCACTCGCTGGAGATCACGTTGATGCGGCAATTGTCGATTATCCTTCTGCAGAAAGTTTCGTCGGTGCCGGTGATATGAAGTTTATAGCTATAGGTACAGCAGAAAGAATCGAAAGACTTCCCGACGTACCAACATTTCAAGAAGAAGGTTACGATCTTACTCTTGGGTTGAATCGTGGTTACGTAGCTCCAGAAGGTACCTCGGAAGAAATAATTGAATATCTCGGTGAACAGTTTGAAGAAACTGCTAATGACCCTGAATATATAGAAGCGGTAGAAAATATCGGAGCGGAAGTAGATTATATGGGCCCCGCTGATTACAGGGAACATCTTGAAGAGCAGGACAGCATTATTAGCGATGTTATCGAAGAACTTGGGGACGAGCTGGAGTAA
- a CDS encoding tripartite tricarboxylate transporter TctB family protein gives MGELIVACLLLLVSIVIFIQSGDFTHLNESQLGPGTYPQLISVLLASLSLILIISQSRKLLKEKSEMSMENVKAGFGSFYTEYKLVLHIIGLLALYIILIDITGFIITTILFVIAAGMLIGPKKKKNLITLSIVSVILTFSTYLFFENVLYVRFPGGLFF, from the coding sequence ATGGGAGAATTAATAGTAGCATGTTTGCTTCTTTTAGTCAGCATTGTTATTTTTATCCAATCCGGTGATTTCACCCATCTTAATGAAAGTCAATTAGGCCCGGGGACGTATCCTCAGCTGATTTCCGTACTGCTCGCTTCCCTTTCTCTGATTCTGATTATTTCCCAGAGCAGAAAGCTGTTAAAAGAAAAGTCTGAAATGTCCATGGAAAATGTTAAAGCTGGTTTTGGAAGTTTTTATACAGAGTATAAGCTCGTGCTTCATATTATTGGTTTACTCGCTTTGTATATAATTCTTATTGATATTACCGGCTTTATCATAACGACGATTCTTTTCGTCATTGCTGCGGGAATGCTGATCGGACCGAAAAAGAAAAAGAATCTTATTACATTATCCATCGTTTCCGTCATTCTAACTTTCAGCACCTACCTCTTCTTTGAAAATGTACTTTACGTGCGATTTCCAGGAGGATTATTTTTCTAA
- a CDS encoding tripartite tricarboxylate transporter permease: MFDLLILGMNEILQVHILFIILLGVIVGILAGLIPGFTVAMAIVLTLPLTFGMDPVTGVAAMIGVFVGGMSGGLISATLLGIPGTPSSIATTFDAYPMAKKGLSGKALSIGIWASFLSSIISLLLLVTIAPQLARFALMFGPWEMFALIILSLTIIASVTGDSVIKGLIAGLFGLLIATVGADPIAGLSRFTFDFGVLRAGIPFLVVLIGMFAISRLLIFLEKSEMEKDKKDRQERDLQKVKFVLQPIQTLKMVLRRPGTLTGSSIIGSVVGAIPGAGGSIANIIAYDQAKKWSKNPEKFGTGCEEGVVASEAGNNSTVGGDLIPTVALGIPGSAVTAVLLSALMIHGITPGPLLVTEEPNIVGGIFFAFFVASFWMLITQFAGMRFFVKVTLIPTHVLVPVILVLCVVGTFVLNNRTSDLYILLVMGLIGYLFTKYKFALAPAIIGVILGPIAEVNLRRAFMTDPDWTLFFTRPIALTFLSLTVISIFFTVLQTRRSNKRAAKNIS, translated from the coding sequence TTGTTTGATTTATTAATACTGGGAATGAATGAAATTCTTCAAGTGCATATATTATTTATTATTCTGCTCGGAGTAATAGTAGGGATTCTGGCCGGATTAATACCTGGCTTTACAGTAGCGATGGCTATTGTACTTACACTCCCTCTCACGTTTGGCATGGACCCTGTTACAGGTGTGGCAGCTATGATCGGTGTCTTTGTCGGAGGCATGTCAGGAGGGCTTATCAGCGCCACTCTTCTCGGTATTCCGGGAACGCCGTCTTCCATTGCCACCACTTTCGACGCTTATCCTATGGCTAAAAAAGGCTTGTCCGGCAAAGCACTATCCATTGGGATATGGGCTTCTTTTCTAAGTTCCATTATCAGTCTGCTCCTTCTCGTAACTATAGCCCCGCAGCTGGCCCGTTTTGCTCTCATGTTCGGCCCGTGGGAAATGTTTGCCCTCATTATACTTTCATTAACTATTATCGCCAGTGTTACTGGAGATTCGGTAATTAAAGGGCTGATTGCGGGATTGTTTGGATTATTAATCGCCACGGTGGGTGCTGACCCCATCGCCGGTCTATCCCGTTTTACTTTTGATTTTGGTGTTTTAAGAGCAGGAATCCCTTTTCTTGTAGTTCTTATTGGAATGTTTGCCATTTCACGACTGCTCATTTTTCTGGAAAAATCGGAAATGGAGAAGGATAAAAAGGACAGACAGGAGAGAGATCTTCAAAAAGTGAAATTTGTCCTGCAACCAATTCAAACATTGAAAATGGTGCTCAGAAGACCCGGCACCCTTACCGGCTCTTCCATTATCGGCTCTGTCGTTGGTGCTATTCCGGGTGCAGGCGGCAGTATTGCCAATATTATTGCTTACGACCAGGCTAAAAAATGGTCGAAAAACCCCGAAAAATTCGGTACTGGATGTGAAGAAGGGGTCGTTGCTTCGGAAGCAGGCAACAACTCCACTGTCGGCGGGGATTTAATTCCTACTGTAGCTTTAGGCATTCCAGGTTCAGCCGTTACGGCCGTTCTTCTGTCTGCACTTATGATACACGGCATCACGCCGGGCCCTCTCCTTGTCACCGAAGAACCGAACATTGTAGGAGGCATTTTCTTCGCTTTTTTCGTAGCCTCTTTCTGGATGCTTATTACCCAGTTCGCAGGCATGCGCTTTTTCGTGAAAGTAACCCTTATACCTACTCACGTTTTAGTACCTGTAATTCTCGTGCTGTGTGTGGTCGGCACATTTGTTCTGAATAACCGGACTTCCGACCTCTACATTCTGCTGGTCATGGGCCTTATCGGTTATTTGTTCACAAAATACAAATTCGCCTTAGCGCCAGCTATTATTGGGGTTATCCTAGGTCCCATTGCAGAAGTAAATTTAAGAAGAGCTTTTATGACGGATCCGGACTGGACGTTATTTTTCACACGGCCGATCGCGCTGACGTTCTTATCGTTAACCGTCATATCCATCTTTTTCACCGTACTGCAGACAAGGCGCTCCAATAAACGAGCAGCTAAAAATATAAGCTGA